One genomic window of Prinia subflava isolate CZ2003 ecotype Zambia chromosome 27, Cam_Psub_1.2, whole genome shotgun sequence includes the following:
- the LOC134562354 gene encoding olfactory receptor 14A16-like, producing MDSSEEMSNSSSISHFLLLPLAHTRQLQLLHFCLFLAISLAALLANGLIISAVACGHLLHSPMFFLLLNLALSDLGSILTTVPKAMHNSLWDTRNISYEGCAAQVFLVLFFISAELSLLTIMCYDRYVSICKPLHYGTLLGSRACAHMAAAAWASAFLYSLLHTANTFSLPLCHGNALGQFFCEIPQILKLSCSKSYLRELGFISFSICLCLGCFVFIVFSYVQIFRAVLRIPSEQGRHKAFSTCLPHLAVVSLFLSTGIFAYLKPPSISSPSLDLAVSVLYSVVPPTLNPLIYSLRNQELKAAVCTLITGQFHKH from the exons ATGGATTCT AGTGAAgaaatgtccaacagcagctccatcagccacttcctcctgctgccattggcacacacgcggcagctgcagctcctgcacttctgcctcttcctggccatctccctggctgccctcctggccaacggcctcatcatcagcgccgtagcctgcggccacctcctgcacagccccatgttcttcttgctgctcaacctggccctcagcgacctgggctccatcctcaccactgtccccaaagccatgcacaattccctctgggacaccaggaacatctcctatgaaggatgtgctgcacaggtgtttctggttttgtttttcatctcaGCAGAGCTTTCCCTCCTGACCATCATGTGCTACGACCgctacgtgtccatctgcaaacccctgcactacgggaccctcctgggcagcagagcttgtgcccacatggcagcagctgcctgggccagtgcctttctctattcactgctgcacacagccaatacattttccctgcccctgtgccatggcaatgccctgggccagttcttctgtgaaatcccacagatcctcaagctctcctgctccaaatcctacCTCAGGGAACTtggctttatttcattttccatctgtttgTGTCTGggttgttttgtgttcattgttttctcctatgtgcagatcttcagggctgtgctgaggatcccctctgagcagggacggcacaaagccttttccacctgcctccctcacctggccgtggtctccctgttcctcagcactggcatttttgcctacctgaagcccccttccatctcctctccatccctggatCTGGCAGTGTCAGTTCTGTACTCGGTGGTGCCTCCAaccctgaaccccctcatctacagcctgaggaaccaggagctcaaggctgcagtgtgcaCACTGATCACTGGACAATTTCACAAACACTAA
- the LOC134562283 gene encoding olfactory receptor 14J1-like, with product MCNSSSISHFLLLPLAHTRQLQLLHFCLFLAISLAALLANGLIISAVACGHLLHSPMFFFLLHLALSDLGSICTTVPKAMHNSLWDTRNISYSACAAQVFLLVFFVASELALLTVMCYDRYVSICKPLHYETLLGSRACAHMAAAAWASAFLNALLLTANTFSLPLCHGNALGQFFCEIPHILKLTCSKSYLRELGLLAASICVAFVCFVFIIFSYVQIFRAVLRIPSEQGRHKAFSTCLPHLAVLSLFIITSFFAYLKPPSISSPSLDLSVSVLYSVVPPTLNPVIYSLRNQELKAAGQTLITRQFRKHQIASKFL from the coding sequence ATGtgcaacagcagctccatcagccacttcctcctgctgccattggcacacacgcggcagctgcagctcctgcacttctgcctcttcctggccatctccctggctgccctcctggccaacggcctcatcatcagcgccgtagcctgcggccacctcctgcacagccccatgttcttcttcctgctccacctggccctcagcgacctgggctccatctgcaccactgtccccaaagccatgcacaattccctctgggacaccaggaacatctcCTACTCAGCATGTGCTGCTCAGGTGTTTTTGCTTGTCTTCTTTGTTGCGTCAGAGCTTGCCCTCCTGACCGTCATGTGCTACGACCGCTACGTGTCCATCTGTAAACCCCTGCACTACGagaccctcctgggcagcagagcttgtgcccacatggcagcagctgcctgggccagtgcctttctcaatgctctgctgctcacagccaatacattttccctgcccctgtgccatggcaatgccctgggccagttcttctgtgaaatcccacacatcctcaagCTCACCTGCTCCAAATCCTACCTCAGGGAACTTGGGCTTCTTGCTGCTAGTATCTGTGTAgcttttgtctgttttgtgttcattattttctcctatgtgcagatcttcagggcagtgctgaggaTCCCTTCTGAGCAGGgacggcacaaagccttttccacctgcctccctcacctaGCCGTACTCTCCCTGTTCATCATCACCTCATTTTTTGCCTACCTGAAGCCgccctccatctcctccccttccctggatCTCTCAGTGTCAGTTCTGTACTCAGTGGTGCCTCCAACCCTGAACCCCgtcatctacagcctgaggaaccaggagctcaaggctgcaggGCAGACACTCATCACTAGACAATTTAGGAAACATCAAATTGCTAGCAAATTTCTCTAA